One Pleuronectes platessa chromosome 9, fPlePla1.1, whole genome shotgun sequence genomic region harbors:
- the prg4b gene encoding proteoglycan 4b isoform X5, whose protein sequence is MSSTLLCAGILLACAVTLSAAQTSCKGRCGAEYYRGYMCQCDYTCLLYGECCDDYESQCTTKSSCKGRCGESFKRGRRCTCDPDCFKFKQCCPDYKSHCDAEDTNNQLPPDWEFTNTGQEETSPVPEGTSGYGSSTADPLDHVSTEPTLQPDTEDFTPETVTVISQTEATQTDDEPTVSSDPGTTLAQATTEQVPDQPTPTSAAQTEVSSTASSPEPETAGQGTVQPEDDFSPATQTTDLPEASTDNPEVTTLPFTTAASASTGLTQDDTTADASQFTTLELTTIPDETTSNTDPLNTESNSEDSTTGLQDPSTSVSPELDAPTTHVPSSTSEAQDETTDEVPPQVATADPVKVTDLTERPQPTKPSEQPQPSTPIEGTQPSKPTEQTSPSKPTEQTSPSKPTEQTSPSKPTEQTSPSKPTEQTSPSKPSEQTQPSKPTEQTSPSKPTEQTSPSKPTEQTSPSPTEQTSPSKPTEQTQPSKPTEQTSPSKPTEQTSPSPTEQTQPSKPTERPQIKPSPLPAKPILVKDPPKGPGTRPVAVEQALNIYNPRDYQADDSNDTNLCSGRPVGAVTTLRNGTVVVFRGHYFWLLNRHREPGPARGITQVWGVPSPIDTVFTRCSCHGKTYMFKGSQYWRFDNDALDSGYPKVINTGFDGLRGHITAALSVPQYNRRRESVYFFKRGGQVQKYSYQFGTSPSCGRKVQYPVVHNVHHRIVRQAVSALGPVINIRTSWRGFPTTVTAAVSVPSTREPEGYKYYVFSRSKSYSVRLDGDRPVMAAAAAGASPQSSNFIKCPRT, encoded by the exons ATGTCTTCCACTTTGCTTTGTGCCGGTATTTTGTTGGCATGTGCCGTCACACTTAGTGCAGCTCAGA CGAGCTGTAAAGGACGATGCGGTGCTGAGTACTACAGGGGTTACATGTGCCAGTGTGATTACACCTGCCTGCTTTATGGAGAGTGCTGCGATGACTATGAATCTCAATGCACCACAA AAAGCTCATGTAAGGGTCGATGTGGAGAATCCTTCAAGAGAGGCCGGCGGTGCACCTGCGACCCGGACTGCTTCAAGTTCAAGCAGTGTTGTCCAGATTACAAGAGCCACTGTGATGCAGAGG ATACAAACAACCAGCTCCCTCCGGACTGGGAATTCACCAACACTGGACAAGAGGAGACCAGTCCAGTCCCTGAAGGCACCAGTGGTTATGGGTCGTCCACAGCTGATCCCCTGGATCACGTCTCCACTGAACCCACCCTGCAGCCGGACACTGAGGATTTCACCCCCGAGACGGTCACAGTCATTTCTCAGACAGAAGCGACTCAGACAGACGATGAACCCACGG TTTCCAGTGATCCAGGAACAACCCTCGCTCAGGCCACGACAGAGCAGGTCCCGGACCAGCCGACACCAACCTCTGCAGCCCAGACAGAGGTTTCTTCCACAGCCAGCAGCCCAGAGCCGGAGACAGCAGGGCAGGGAACCGTCCAACCGGAGGACGACTTTTCTCCTGCAACACAGACGACAGATCTGCCGGAAGCCTCCACTGATAATCCAGAGGTCACAACCCTTCCCTTCACCACAGCAGCTTCAGCATCTACAGGACTCACACAGGACGACACAACCGCGGATGCGTCACAGTTCACCACGCTGGAGTTGACAACCATCCCTGACGAAACCACTTCCAACACTGATCCACTAAATACTGAGAGCAACTCAGAGGATTCAACAACGGGCCTTCAAGATCCCTCCACCAGTGTTTCCCCAGAGCTCGATGCCCCGACGACTCACGTTCCCTCGTCCACATCGGAAGCACAGGACGAGACCACAGATGAGGTTCCACCACAAGTTGCCACTGCAGATCCAGTGAAAGTCACAGACCTGACCGAGCGACCCCAACCAACCAAACCCAGCGAGCAACCACAACCGTCCACACCCATTGAGGGAACCCAACCGTCCAAACCCACCGAGCAAACCAGTCCGTCCAAACCCACAGAGCAAACTAGTCCGTCCAAACCCACCGAGCAAACCAGTCCGTCCAAACCCACAGAGCAAACCAGTCCGTCCAAACCCACCGAGCAAACCAGTCCGTCCAAACCCAGCGAGCAAACCCAACCGTCCAAACCCACCGAGCAAACCAGTCCGTCCAAACCCACCGAGCAAACCAGTCCGTCCAAACCCACCGAGCAAACCAGTCCTTCACCAACCGAGCAAACCAGTCCGTCCAAACCAACCGAGCAAACCCAACCGTCCAAACCCACCGAGCAAACCAGTCCGTCCAAACCCACCGAGCAAACCAGTCCTTCACCAACCGAGCAAACCCAACCATCCAAACCCACCGAGCGACCCCAGATCAAACCTTCGCCATTGCCAGCTAAACCAATTCTGGTCAAAGACCCCCCCAAAGGCCCAGGAACTAGACCTGTGGCCGTAGAACAAGCTCTGAACATATACAATCCACGAGACTACCAGGCAG ATGACAGCAACGATACGAACCTGTGTAGCGGTCGCCCGGTGGGGGCAGTTACCACCCTGAGGAACGGCACGGTGGTGGTGTTCAGAG GACACTACTTCTGGTTGCTGAACAGACACAGGGAGCCGGGTCCGGCCAGAGGCATCACACAAGTGTGGGGAGTCCCATCCCCCATTGACACTGTGTTCACGCGCTGCAGCTGTCACGGCAAAACATACATGTTCAAG GGATCTCAGTACTGGAGATTTGACAATGATGCTTTGGACAGTGGTTATCCTAAAGTCATTAATACCGGCTTCGACGGGCTGCGGGGCCACAtcactgctgctctgtctgtgcCTCAGTACAACAGGAGGAGAGAGTCCGTGTACTTCTTCAAGAGAG GGGGACAGGTCCAGAAATACTCATACCAGTTTGGCACCAGTCCATCATGTGGCAGGAAAGTCCAGTACCCCGTCGTTCACAATGTCCACCACCGGATTGTTCGACAAGCAG TGTCTGCTCTAGGCCCAGTCATCAACATCCGGACGTCCTGGAGAGGTTTCCCCACCACCGTCACAGCCGCTGTGTCCGTGCCCAGCACCAGGGAACCAGAGGGATACAAATACTACGTCTTCTCCAGAT CCAAATCCTACAGCGTGAGGCTGGATGGTGACCGTCCTGTCATGGCCGCTGCGGCCGCCGGCGCGTCCCCTCAGAGCAGCAACTTCATCAAATGCCCGAGGACATGA